CTGTACGGACTGGTACCTGATCTTCACCGACCTCGCCGACGGGGACGTCCCGCTGGCGACGTCGCTGCTGCCGTACAATCTCGTCCTCCAGCTGGTGTTGCTTCCGGTCTACCTCTACTTCCTGGCGGGGACGCTCGTCGAACTGCCGCTGGCGGTGCTCCTCGAGAGCGTCGCGGTCGTCCTCGTCCTCCCGCTCGTCCTCGCGGGCCTCGCTCGACGGGGGCTGACTCGATGGCGGAGTCGTTCCTGGTTCGCGGAGACGTTCCTGCCGAAGCTGAGCCCGATCCAGATCGTCTTCCTCTCGCTCGCGATCGGCGCAATGTTCGCGTCGCAGGGCGAACTCGTCCTCGAGCGTCCCGGACTCCTCGTCCTGATCGCGGTTCCGATCGTGGCGTTTTACGCGATCAACCTCGGGCTCGGCTTCGCCCTCGGCCGACTCCTCTCCTTGTCCTACGACGAGCTGGTCTGTTTCAACAACACGATCCTCTCGCGGAACTCGCCGAC
This DNA window, taken from Natronococcus sp. CG52, encodes the following:
- a CDS encoding arsenic resistance protein is translated as MDFVERYQTVLVAVAIVGGLAAGQVDGVPSLAERLILPFLMVMLFAAFAGIPLSRLRAAFGNRRVVGSSLLVNFVWSPLLAVVLGAVFLRDHPALWVGLIMLMVTPCTDWYLIFTDLADGDVPLATSLLPYNLVLQLVLLPVYLYFLAGTLVELPLAVLLESVAVVLVLPLVLAGLARRGLTRWRSRSWFAETFLPKLSPIQIVFLSLAIGAMFASQGELVLERPGLLVLIAVPIVAFYAINLGLGFALGRLLSLSYDELVCFNNTILSRNSPTALAIAVVAFPHEPLIPLALVVGPLLELPLLSVISQVHLAIRRREWWPLERGSLPSRGS